In Clarias gariepinus isolate MV-2021 ecotype Netherlands chromosome 1, CGAR_prim_01v2, whole genome shotgun sequence, one DNA window encodes the following:
- the LOC128524480 gene encoding aquaporin FA-CHIP-like, with protein MTELKSKSFWRAVLGELVGMTLFIFLSIAAAIGNGNNENPDQEVKVSLAFGLSIATLAQSLGHISGAHLNPAVTLGMLVSCQISLVRAAFYILAQMLGSSVASGILYSVRPVNNTSLGVNALNNIKPIQGFGVEMLATFQLVLCVLAATDKRRRDVAGSVPLAIGLSVALGHLTAISFTGCGINPARSFGPALIMNKFEDHWVYWVGPMCGGVAAAFTYDFLLYPKTDDFPDRMRVLVSGPPTDYSVNGRDVEMSSK; from the exons ATGACTGAGCTGAAGAGCAAGTCGTTCTGGAGAGCCGTGCTGGGCGAGCTGGTGGGCATGACCCTCTTCATCTTCCTCAGCATCGCCGCCGCCATCGGGAACGGGAACAACGAAAACCCGGACCAGGAGGTGAAGGTGTCGCTGGCGTTCGGGCTGTCCATCGCCACGCTGGCTCAGAGTCTGGGTCACATCAGCGGGGCGCACCTGAACCCGGCCGTCACCCTGGGCATGCTGGTCAGCTGTCAGATCAGCCTGGTCCGCGCCGCCTTCTACATCCTGGCCCAAATGTTGGGCTCCTCCGTGGCGAGTGGCATCCTGTACAGCGTCCGGCCCGTCAACAACACCTCACTCGGGGTCAACGCA CTAAACAACATCAAACCGATACAGGGGTTCGGTGTGGAGATGTTGGCCACGTTCCAGCTCGTGCTGTGCGTGTTAGCCGCTACCGATAAACGTCGGCGTGACGTCGCAGGTTCGGTTCCTCTCGCCATCGGCCTGTCCGTGGCTCTGGGTCACCTCACCGCC ATCAGCTTCACGGGATGTGGCATTAACCCGGCTCGGTCCTTTGGTCCTGCGCTCATCATGAACAAGTTCGAAGATcactgg GTTTACTGGGTGGGTCCGATGTGCGGGGGCGTGGCTGCGGCATTCACCTACGACTTCCTGCTTTACCCAAAGACGGATGATTTTCCTGACCGGATGCGAGTTCTTGTGTCTGGACCTCCGACTGATTACTCCGTCAACGGACGAGACGTGGAGATGTCGTCAAAGTGA